TCCGAGACGTTCTGCTTAGTGGCCGGTTGAGCCAAGGCTTGTACCGTTTGGAGGATCCATCCGCCCCGTGCGTCTTCAGCGGTGTTCGTGTGTCGCCTTCCCAGTGGCACTCTCGCTTTGGTCACCCCGCTACACCCATCGTTCGCCACATAATCCACCTCCATGAGCTGCTATTAGTGTCTAGCAATAAAGAGATGTCCGTGTGTGATGCCTGtcaacaaggcaagagtcatcagctaCCTTTTGTTTCATCTACTAGAGAAGTAAAGTATCCTCTTGAAATTgtgttttctgatgtgtggggtccatcacaaacatctgttagtggtcacaactattatgtcagttttTTTGATGCCTATAGTCGCTTCACATGGCTTATCTTCCtaagcgcaaatctgatgtgtttgatatattcATTCAGTTTCAATTGCATGTTGAACGTCTCCTCAAGCATAAAATTATCCATGTTCAgtcagattgggggggggggagcatatcgcaacctcaacactttctttaataagcttgggatCTCTCATCATTTATCATGCccgcatacacatcagcagaatgacGCTGTTGAGCGCAAACACCGCCATATAGTTGAGACCGGCCTCACAATTCTTGCTCATGCTTCTGTAccttttcgtttttggagtgatgcttttgcTACCGCGTGTTTTCTCATTAACAGATTACCTACGCATGTTCTTAATATGAAAACTCCTATTGAGTTTCTCTTAGATGAAACTCCTAACTATACCATTTTTAAGGTGTTCGGGTGTGCCTGCTGGCCTCATCTTCATCCTTATAATGATTGCAAACTTGAGTTTCGCTCCAAAAAGTGTGTGTTCTTAGGGTATAGTTCTCTTCATAAAGGCTACAAGTGTCTCCATGTCCCAACCAATCAAGTCTACATATCTcgggatgttgtttttgatgagaacATCTTTCCCTTTTCTGCCATGCCTCAGTCATCCATCACAACACCATTTATGCATTCGTCTCCTCTTATGCTTGGCCAATTTGAAGATGTTGCATATTCGTCTGTGTTGTTACCTAATCATGGTGCAGGAACTGGACGTGGAGCTCTCCTGGAACTCCTCCCTGACGGACCCACTACGTCGCCCGTGGCACACGTCGATCGGCCGGTGCATGTGCATGCACCGCCTCCCACCCTCGACCCCGCCTCGAGCGCCCCGTCTCCAACCGCGACTGGGCCGGAGCCCATGTTGGCTACTGCGACTGGGCCGGAGCCCGCGACGGCCTCCTCTGAGCAGCCTacgtcgccgcctcctcgcctgGACTCCCCTCCGTCGTCGCCACCGCCATCCGCGCGGGCGTCCCTGCCGCCTACTTCGCCTGGGCCCACAGCGGCTCACACGACGCCGGGGCCTACGTCGCCTGGCCCGCTGTCGCCCGGTCCGCCGTCACCCGGTCCTTCTTCGCCGGAGTCCCCTGGATTGGCCTCGCCTGCTCTGGACATCCCGCCGGCCCCGGTGTTCGCTCCTCCGCAGCGTCCACACACTCGCAGCCGCAGTGGCATTGTTCGTCCCAAGGAGCGCACTGATGGCACGGTCACATATcttgctgcttgcctggctcatgcTGTGGATGATCCAACCGCCGAACCATGCAGTTATCAAGCCGCAATGAGTATTCCACACTGGAGGGCTGCTATGGAATAAGAATATCACGCTCTTATGAAGAATAAGACATGGACACTTGTTTCCCCTTTGCCTCACGTCAACATCATTGATTCGAAGTGGGtgttcaaggtgaagaaacatgcagatggttccattgagcgctacaaagcgcgCCTCGTGGCTAAGGGCTTTAAACAGCGTCAGGgcctggactatgaggatacattcAGCCCACTTGTCAAGCCTACCACTACTCGACTTCTTCTGTCTCTGGCAGTTTCTCGCGGATGGTCTCTCCGCCAGCTTGACGTGCAAAACGCTTTTCTTCACGGATTGCTTGAAGAAGAGGTTTACGTGAGGCAGCCACCTGGATTTGTTGATCACACTCGGCCTtatcatctctgtcgtctgacgAAGGCTATATATGGACTGAAGCAGGCTCCTCCACCCTGTCATGCTCGCCTGGTTTCAGCTCTACGCACTCATGGATTCATTCCTTCGACGGCTGATACTTCACTGTTCTTGTTTCAGCGACCGAGTGTGACCATGTACCTCCTCgtgtacgtggatgatattgtcctGGTGAGCTCCTCTCCGacggctgctgatgctcttgtgacTGCACTTGGTTGTGATTTTGCAGTTAAGGATTTGGGACAGCTTCATTTCTTCCTGGGTATTGAGGTCGCTTATCAGTCTCGTGGTAGTTTGGCTCTCACCTAGAAGAAGTACTATCTTGATCTCTTGCGCCGTCCTGGTATGCTCAAGTGCAAGACGTCACCTACGCCCATGTCCTCTGCTGATGGTGCTCTTCTATCTCCTGAGCATGCTACTGAGTACATGAGTATTGTTGGTGTTTTGCAGCATCTGACGATCACGCGTCCTGATCTCTCCTTTGCGGTTAACAGGGTGTGCCGGTATGTTCATGCACCTACTGATGTACACTGGTCTGCTGTGAAGCGCATACTGCGTTATGTGCGTCTCACTGTCTCCTTTTGTCTTCACTTGCGCCCCAGTTCCTCCGGAGTTCTTTCTGCATTTTCTGATGCTGATTGGGTTGGgtgtccagatgacaggcgatctacGGGGGGACATGCTGTGTTCTTTGGTCCTAATCTGACCGCCTGGAGTGCACGCAAGTAAGCCACTGTTTCCCGCTGCAGCACAGAAGCTGAGTACAAGTCGGTTGCCAATGCGATTGCCGAACTTATATGGATTGAGTCCCTACTTCGAGAGCTAGGAGTTGCTCAGCCACATTCTTCGgtcctttggtgtgacaacattggtgctACGTTTCTGTCATCAAACCCGGTGTTCCATGCACGGACTAAACACAATGAGATTGACTACCATTTTGTgtgggaacgtgttgcacagaagctactacaagtcaggtttatctcttcaaaagatcaacttgcagacatcttcaccaagcctctaACTTCTCCCATGTTTGAGGTCTGTAGGCGCAATCTCAACCTCCTAGATACTTCAGGAGTAAgttgagattgagggagggtgttagaatttGTATTGTAGTCCTACTGTGTAAACCATACCGTATTGGTATTGGACTTGTATGtcatcattatatatatgtgataggccaccccataGAGTGTTGAGCCAGTTCCCCCAAACCCTATGTTTTACAGACATATATATCTTTTTTtggaaaactttcgatctatttttttgcgggaaaaattcTGATCAATTCATCAActtcaaggtagtacaaagaacactagaagtagaatttacatccaggtccgtatctttacctaataataaaggacggaggctttcatagttctccatacgtcGCAACCTTTATATCCGTTAATTTTATGGAAACGACATAAATTGACGGTTGAGATTTAAAATATGATCCGTGCTAGGTCCTTGCTGTAGGTCTCGTTCACAAGTACTAATCCACCGTCCCAACCCCTTCTCTCCTCTCGGTCTCTCTCTGCTACAGACCTGGAGAAGACaacaaagagagagggagagagtttaAGAGTAGGATGAAGacaataaagagagagagagagagagagagagagagagagagagagagagagagagagagagagagagagagagagagagagagagagagagagagtttaagAGCGGGGAGACGCAGGGACGCGGGGAGGAGGCAATGCGCAGCGGCGCGGCGAGGAGATGGCGTCTCGCTTGCAGGCGCGATAGGAGGAGCGGCAGAGGAGAGCTGCGGCAGCGGCGCCATGGACGACCTCCTGCATGGGGAAACAACATCGTCGGCGCGCGGCTGAGGGTTAGAGAGACAGGGAGAGGTGAGAGGCAAGGGAAAAGAAGGCCGCGGGTGATGGCGCCTGGTTCGCCGGAGGCGCGAGGAGGGAGTCGACAAGGAGAAACGAAAGAGGAGGGGATCCAGCAGGAGAAGGAGATCGAGGCGCCCTGTTCTGTGACGGCGCGGCAGAGATTTTTTTTAGACAAAGGGATCGACACAGATTTTGTTTTTTTTGAGGCAAAGGGATCGACACAGATAGAGTGGATAGATGGGACACCGCTCTTGGAGTCTGACCACCTCGCTCATCGGGGCCTCGATCTGTCAGCCCTGCGTACCGGCTCGCCATGGCGGCGCATCCACCCCGAACCTCCTTTGCCTCTGTCCTCCCACTAGCGTACGTCACTAACTCGGAAAAGATTTTTTTTGTTGTGTCCGAccatgcgtgccttgctgcctaCCCTTCTTTTCCCAAGAAAAGCTGGAGCCCTCGACCGAATGCCGGACTCAATACAAAATCAAAATTACCATGCCCTTCGAATCTCGCCGGAACGCCGTTGCCGAGGGAGTGCCTTGGGCTGAAGCCCAGTACGGTACTATCATCTTATACGCCATGGACTTCAATTTGGGGGAGGGGTGATCTTGGGCATGCAGACTCGCCGACAACAAAGCACAAGGAGCTTCGAGACCTCTCATGGGGCGGAGCTGGGATCCGGCCGTTGGATGTGCAGGCGACAGGGGAGAGAAAGTTGGTGCATCACTGCAGCTTCGAGCACCGCATGGTCCGTCCGTTCGCCTAAATCGCTAATGAAAGATAGAAAGAACCGGGGATGCCCCAATCGACCCATGCAGCACTAGGACGTGACTGCTAGATGTGCGAGCGATGGGGAAGTTGGTGCAACGCTATACGATGGCGGCGCAGGGCAGTGTTGCAGCAATACGTGAGCGACAGTGGTGGACAGAGGGAGGCGAGCAAGAATGGGTGAGATGGTGTAGGTGTGTAGCTGTCCGTTTGGACGGCGATTACGTTAACATGAGTTGGGTGCGGAGCCGATGTTGCAGGGGTGCTGCTGTGGAGAGAGTGGTAGGGAGCAGTAGCATTAAAATGGAAGTTAGAGAAACTGACGCTGCTGCTCTGTACATTCGTTGCTGTTGCTGCGTGTTGTCCCACGAgagaagagagaggagagagaaggtGAGAGGGTGTGCCTCTGATTATATTTGGGTTGTTGTAGCAGTTTATAATTTATGCATGcttgattgtgtgtgtgtgtgtgtgtgtgtgtgataatgTAAAATTTTCATTTGGTTTTTGTTTTATGAATTAATTTTGCATTTTTTGATCATTCAACCGAAAATGCAGAGGGTATTACAATGATGAACATATGAATTGATAGTCCAATAATATTATTAAATATAGAATGTTAAAAATAGCGGTTGAGATTCAGGAGTGCTACTGGTGTTAAGAAAACTTTAGGGAAAATATTTTTAAGGAAGTCCCCTATATAGAAAACTAGGGGGGAGATTTTAGGAAAAATAGTGGACTTGCTAATGCCGCCCCTAAAAAATAGTGGACATCGGCAAGGAATTAGAGTGAGTAGGTGAGGAAGGCAGATCGTGGGAAAGTGGAGAGAGGAACATATGGGGATCATAAAAACTGgtattttctcccgttgcaacacacgggcatttttgctagtaccacctaacgacgactacaaacactggagCAAGCCAatggcgcgccgctgtcatcgtcTCTCCCTCGTTGGAGTCGagcaaacattgttgtagtaggCAGTCGGGAAtttgtcgtgctaaggccccataggaccagcgcaccagaacaacaaccgccgccaaTCAAGAGAAGCGTAGATTAGAAGGATCCAACCTGCAGACACACAGACATAGACAAACAAAGACCGGGTCCAGccggatccaccaaagacaaacacCGACCGGATCCCACAAGATCCGTCGGAGATAAACCTCCACACGCCTTCTGATGATGCTTGAAACATCACCGAGACGGGGAGGACCTTAtccatcttcaagaagccgccgccgtctcgtcttcttgagcatggcacaagccctaacaaaactcagAAATGCACCAAAAAATAAAGCCATCCTGCctgcaagggccgggatccaccacgTCACCATGGTCCAAGGACCATAGAAGATGAGGTGTACCAACGACGGCGCCGACGAGAGGCAGGGAACCCTAGATGAGTTCGCACGAGGGCACGAGGACGGGTGCACAACTAGACAGAACTTTTGGCAGTACAACGAGCACTTGAAATAATAAGAAGTACATCCAGATCAGTAGACCACCTAGCGataactacaagcactgaagcgagccgaaggcgcgccgccctCATCGCCCCTTCCTTGCTAGAGCTGGGCAAAAGTCGTAGTAGGCAGTCGGAAAGttatcgtgctaaggccccataagaCCAACACACTAGAAAAACAACCGCTGCCATTGAAAGGAGCGTAGACCGGAAGAATTCAACCTAAAGACACACGAATGTAGAAAACTGATTAGATTACAGTTTTTATGACACATGGTAACATATAGGCATTATGTCCGTAAATTCAACACATTTTATTTATCATCAATGAATTTACCATTTTTCATACTATGTTGGAATTTGGATCTAGAATTTTGTAGTATGATGGATTTGTGTTACTATTTTAACATAAAAAAGTCTGAAATAAACCTTGAATTCATATAATCAGTCTAAACCAAACCTTGACCTCAAAATCAAATAAAACTGGCACCACATCCTTTCTAATCCCGGTCAATCCCAACAGTTTTTCGCTAAAAACTTGTTTGGGATTTGGGAGTGCTTATGTGGCACTGGAACAAGGGGGAATCACATACCAGCTTCATGGTGCATGGGTGATGGGCACACAAATTGGAAGAATTCTCACTCACTcccatgccacataagcaattcCAAATCCCAAATGAGTTTCCAGCGAAAAACGGACGCGATTGATCTAGATTAGAAAGGACATCTGGGATTTTGCGGTTACGGTTTGATTCAGAAGAGGTAGTTATGAAACTTTGACCTATGTACTTTCTAGCACGTATTGCTTGTTGACATGTGTATGGATGTTTTATCCATTTTCTTGGAACCGGTGAAGACAAATATGCAAACTACCTAGACAAATATGAACCTAGATCATCCATCCCTCATGATCTTATACAATATTTAATTTGCAAGTTGTTTTTAATAAAACCAATGCCTCAAGTGCACCTAGTACAATCAGGAACATTTAAAAGGCATGCCAAATATCCATataaattttatttttcatttattttttaaaataaatcaTGAATCAAGATTTGGGATATTGCAAGAATCAATGCAAAAAAGTGCCATTCTGCTCCCAAGTGCAAATGCACCAGTGTCAACATTAAACTCCTAAAAGTAataacaaaattttaaaaattaatCTAAAATTTTCTATAAAGATACAATCTTGAGTGTTATCCATATGTGTAGATTTTTCCGAAGAGAACACGTTCGTGAtgcttttgtaaaaaaaatgcatcccAAAATGCTTACAAAGTGAGCTTTTTCAAAGACTGTTTTTTCCCTGGGTGCATTGAATGTTATTTCTTTAAGAATTTTTCACGGGGGTAGAAAATTCAAACACGCGTGTTGAAAAAAATAAGAATTTTTTGGATGGTTAATTTTTTTTTGGGATTTTACAGTCCATCCGGGCACATGTGCACCCGGGATCAAAAACTCCACGTCCCGACCTTTCATGCACAATCTATACATTTATTTTGTAGTTCTTCTGGTATGAAAACATTTTTTCTAGTCTTACATTTAAAGTTTAGTTTCTTCCATGaataactttttggaatatttgatgatGTTGTTGAAGAGATGGACAAATGGTTAGCGGTATGAACCATGAAACAAGGTAAATACATACATACATTAGCAGGCTTAAAGTGTTGTCAGGATAAGTCTACTTAGAATCGGGAGACAACAAGACATATTTTACCGGGAGATGTTTGcattttgcaaataacaccccatCTGCTTAATTCAGTATAAGTATTTGTATTTATGCAACAATATATGCAGGGGCTGCTAATTCCATGTACAAGCTGAGTCGTCACCGGTGGCCTTCTACAGTTCTACCTATTCATTATCCGAACAAGAGGCGGCCTATCTTCGAACACCTCCTTTCCATCCGGCCCAACACGCTTCTTCCAATGTGGACCGACGAACCATTCGACAGCCGCTCCCCCAAGGAAGCCTCCTAGCTGCATGAGAATCAATCCATCCAATTAAGCTAATTAAGTGTTTCATTTGTCACAGCAGATCGAATGGACTGCATAGAAAATCAATTAGGAGACCTACATGTGCCCAGTCGTCTGTGCGGGTGCGATGCTTTAGGATGAAGCCAATGCACTGTCAAACGAAACATGTGAGATCGATCGGCATCAATTTTCTTGGCGAAAACAAGGGCAAACAACAAAGATAAAACCAAAACTTACCAGATTGCAGAAAACCACAAACGCGATTTCTGCTAGAGTTTCGTTTGCTTTTTCCAAGTGCTTCCGGTGCCTCCACATGTAAACGGCTTCCGCACCAACCTGATAATCAAGACCGAATGTTGATGATCAACGGTGAGTGAGATATAGGAAAATGCATCTTGGGAGTAAGATAAATGGACGCACCAATCCTAAAATAGCATCGGATGCACCGACAGAAGGGTTGGGGCAAAACCAGTAGCTCATCAGTGAACCTATTACAACAATTCCAAAGCATGAACAATCAGTTACTTAGAATACGAGTGGACCTTACAAACTGTAAGGAAGTGAGCACTGAAATAACAAGAAGATCCAAACACATACGGATTATGGAAAACACAAATTAAGAAACACCTGACCTGACAACGCTGAAGTGCAATAAATAGCCAGGAACCTTCTGGGGCCAGTAGCCTCTTCCAACCTAGGCCCAATCCTATCCAAAGTGGTACAATTATTCTGCATGCATCATCAGGATCAGGACGATATATAGGAAGTTATTAATTGCCATTGATTCCGTAGAGCATAATCGTACGTACGTAATGACCCAACACACATACTTACAGATAGGTGCTTGAAATCCCCATGAAGAACGGACGATGTAAGCAGACGCCATATCTGCCCTCGGCGGATCAGGTCGTTTTCCTTTGATCCGTTCATGGTAAACCATCGTTGCACACAGCATTATATTAGACGGACAATTAATTAATCGACGAAATATAGATAGATAGACCCGAATGAGATGAATAAGTGCATCAACTGATGTCACGGAAACACGGTACGCTGCTGCCTCTTTTTCGAGAAAAAAAGATGCACCGGAATAAATGTTGAACGGATAGAATGTACTACAAACCTTAGCCCACAACATACTAAGCGCTCTGTTTGATGTGGCATCTGCGACGTGAACCCTTTGACGACGCAAGCacgcaaaaaggaaaaaaaaaatcaACAAATGTAGTACAAACAAATTTAAAATGCTTATTAGGAAGGAAACCATTCTTAATTATGCTCACGTACAGGAAATTAACGGCGAGAAGAGCATCGGTGCAGTTCCTCTTGCCCTTGTTGCTTCCATGGTCATTTGGCCCGGTGGGAGGTGATTCCTGCTCTGACTTGTTGCTGGTGAGAAGGCCGGCGGCGGAGAAAGACACGGCGGAGAGCACGTTCCCAACGATGAGGCGGCGGAGTGGCTTCAACTTGGACGGCGACGAATGCGCGTGCGATCCTCCTCCAAACCACCGGCTGCTGGTGCCTGCTACTCTCGGCGGCAAGACGACGTGAAGATGACGCAGCACGCCCTATATATGCATGTGTGCGTTGTACGACACAGTCCAGATTAAGCCGACTACGTAGGTATACTAATTTACAAAAGCTAAGGCATATATAGGGGCCTCGCAGTTTGGGAAACTGCACGTACGTACCGGTGGCGAGCGGTGGTGGAGACCGCCGGCAAGGTGGggaggcgccaaagaaggaggaggccggcggaaGGTGCGGAGCCGGAGCAGCAACCGCGACGCCATGGGCGCAAGATCTTTTCGGTCGTACTAGCAGGCCTTTCTCGTTTCGATACTAGCAGGCCTCTCTCGTTTCGACCGCTTCGATGGAGATTGTGTAGGTCGGTTTCGCTTTGCCTTCTTGGGCAGGAGGAGTCATGGACTCGATCATGGTGATCGATGTGGAGACCAGCTGGGATTATGATTCGGATAAAGGTTCGGACTGACTGTTTCCAACATGATTCCGGCTGTCTCAGTCCGATCGAGGAAGAGGGAAAGAAAAAGTTCTAATGTTCAGTGAATTGTGTCATGGTCTGAATAGGCCGGACGCGCAGAACGATGCCCTACAGAAAAACATTTCTAACGCCTTTTGGATGTCAACTGAAATATGTAAAATATTATTCTGAAGTTGAGTCAATTAACTGAAATATGTGCTAAACGATTTCTAATTGATTCAAATATGATTGAATAGTTTTTTTGAACACCATACAAACGTAGAAGCTCATATGTACACACATAAaatcacccctatgaacgcatgcACGCACATCCTACCTtcatgagcacctccgagagactgagccggcacatcatTTTAAGATACTCAACCAATCTCAGGAGCTGTCAGGGAAAGAGCACTCGTACCCAGCTGCCGCTAGGGTTCCttctgcctcccgccggcgccggtcTGCGTTGTCTccagtggccttagggccatgaaggtatggtggatctcggcccttgcgaCCGGGAGGGCTTCGTTTTTGGATATTTTTTCCTGAGTTTTGTTAGGGTATGTGTCCTGCTCAGAGAGAGGAGGCAGCGACGGTGGCTCTCTGAAGatagaataaggttctccccgcctagcccttgTCCCGGTGGTGCTTCTCGCGTCATTGGAGGGCATGTGGAAatttgtctccggcggatctcgcaGGATTCGGTCGGCGTTTGTTTTCGGTGGATCCACGTGAATTCGATCTTTGTTCGTATGTCTAcaagttggatccttccgatctacccTTCTATTCAATGGATGCGGTTGCTGTTCTGATGCGTTGGTCCTatagggccttagcacgatgagttcccgactgtctactacaacaatttTTGTCCGGCTCCAGGGAGGGAGGGGAGATGACAGCAGCGTGCCTTCAGCTCGCTTCGAGTCTGGATGTAACTTTTATTATTTCTGTTATTcattgtactatcatgattgatgATGAATAAATTGAAGTTTTCCTCAAAAAAAGATTGACGATGTCGCCATAGACATCTTTATATTCAACGGGACTACTCAGCGCGCATCCCCGAAAGGTCCGAAATATATTCAGAAAATGTGGGCATCAATTTCAAGTCTAGGACTTAAACGCCGGTGGGTtgaggataccactgtcctcctaaccatccaatcaTAGATTGCTTCACAAATATGATTGAatatttgaaatttctaaaaattgATAAGTATGCATTCCAACTTCAAACAGCTTGTCAAATTCAGTTGAAACAAGTAGCATTTTTTATATTCGGTTGAAGCAAGTTCAAAgcttccttttggaatttgagcgAAACCCTTAAAATGTATGTGAAgtattttctgaaattaaattatTTTACCTATAATTCAACAAAAATTCAAAAACACATCTAACATATATTTACAGTTATTATAGTTAATTTTGGATTTTAAATACATATTTAAGTTTTGTTGTAAAACATTTAAACCAAAAAAATTATAAATAATCTAAAAATGGTTGTGTTAAAATTCTTCCAAAATTGAGTGAAATAGCTAATATTGTGCAAATGGTTTCTGAAATTGAGTGAAGTAGTTgaaatgtatgtgaattattttatGAAATTAAATCATTTCATTAGATTTGAATCAATTTCGAAACACGCTTAAAAACTATTTTCGAATATTATACTCGATTTTAGAATATATTTAGCACACATTTCATGTCTTCAAATATAACTGAAACATCTAAATTAGATATGGTTTAAAATGTCTCAGATGTCACAGTTTCAATTTATTTATGAAAGTTATCTGAATATTTATAAATTATAGTTGTTTTTTTGAAATGATGAAGTTGATTGAAATATATGAAGCTTGTGTGAAAGTTTTTCCAAAATTAAATGAAATAATTGAATGTCTGTGTGACATATTTCCGGTTAtattttttttattaatttcagaaacatctagcacctccttTCAGTTTTGTACACATAAGTGCTAACTTTTGTATTTGACCAAAATACAAGTCAAATAATTGAAGTTTCTTTCAAAAGTTTGGATTTGTATCATCATATTTTCGTCAATTCATAAATAAGCACTAGAAAATATTGAAGTGATTTAGATATGTGTGAAATGTATTTGCAGTTTTTTTCCGAAGTTGTACTCTTTTAGTTATATGTCAATATTTTTCAAACAATATTTAACACATATTCAATTAATTCACCCAATTTTAGAAATATTTCACACATACTGGGGTTTATTTAAACATGATTGAAACCTTAAATTTTTAATTATTATAAAATATATTCAAGATTGGTCTTGTTCTAAAGGTCATGTCATAAAAACTTAAAATATGTAAAACTTTCGAAACTAAAATTTAGTTAAGAATGTAAATCATCTAAAATATCCCTAATAAGAAAAGGTTTGCCTTTTtgtatggagagagagagagacagagtttGGGAGGTTGCATGCAGTCATTTCTCTCTCTATGTGATCCCTAATTCCCCCTTTTAAAAAATTCCCACTTTACAAAAGCTAACACGTCTTTGCATGTTTGGCAACATGTGGTAGACTAGTGACAATGAATGGGCGAATACAAACGGGAGGACTAGAAACTTCTCTCGTGGTGGCGGCTAGGATTTAACTTCCTCGGTGGATCTCGTCGACCTCGAGTCCCTATCGCCGCCACACAGCTGTTTCTTCCCCTGGGAGCAATGGCATCGGTCTCGGACGCAAACTCGATGATGAGCTACGGGGCGAAGGATGGTAGTACAAGCGATCTAGATGATTTCTTTGGCTAGTTAGACCTCGTCGAGGAGGAGTTTGATGATCTTGTAATTGATAAGGTGGATCCTATGATCAATGGTTGGGTGCGGTGGGTAGGGCTCTCTAgagttcacacagagaaaaacTTTCAGGCACAC
The window above is part of the Triticum aestivum cultivar Chinese Spring chromosome 2A, IWGSC CS RefSeq v2.1, whole genome shotgun sequence genome. Proteins encoded here:
- the LOC123186738 gene encoding RHOMBOID-like protein 10, chloroplastic; amino-acid sequence: MASRLLLRLRTFRRPPPSLAPPHLAGGLHHRSPPGVLRHLHVVLPPRVAGTSSRWFGGGSHAHSSPSKLKPLRRLIVGNVLSAVSFSAAGLLTSNKSEQESPPTGPNDHGSNKGKRNCTDALLAVNFLVHVADATSNRALSMLWAKENDLIRRGQIWRLLTSSVLHGDFKHLSNNCTTLDRIGPRLEEATGPRRFLAIYCTSALSGSLMSYWFCPNPSVGASDAILGLVGAEAVYMWRHRKHLEKANETLAEIAFVVFCNLCIGFILKHRTRTDDWAHLGGFLGGAAVEWFVGPHWKKRVGPDGKEVFEDRPPLVRIMNR